Proteins encoded together in one Aminipila butyrica window:
- the pyrF gene encoding orotidine-5'-phosphate decarboxylase produces MIDSLLKKIDELNNPTVVGLDPTLEMMPGSLKANLFEQYGKTPEAVGRIFTAFNKEIIDSVADIVPAVKPQIAMYEKYGLEGLKAYADTIRYAAEKGLIVIGDIKRGDISSTAAAYAAHIGGTDIEGEEFDLWQEDWITVNPYLGVDGIQPFIDACNKKDRGIFVLVKTSNPSSSQLQDIVVDGHTIYERVAELVEEWGRQSMGTLGYSRIGAVVGATHKEQGEKLRKLMPQTFFLVPGYGAQGGTGADLRGFFDKEGRGCIVNSSRGITAAYKKDSRYGDKVGEAARDAALAMKNDLR; encoded by the coding sequence ATGATCGATTCACTACTTAAAAAGATTGATGAACTAAATAACCCTACCGTGGTAGGTCTGGACCCTACTCTGGAGATGATGCCAGGCTCCTTGAAGGCGAACTTGTTTGAACAGTATGGAAAGACACCAGAAGCAGTGGGCCGTATATTCACCGCCTTTAATAAGGAAATTATCGACAGTGTGGCAGATATTGTGCCTGCCGTTAAGCCGCAGATAGCCATGTACGAAAAGTACGGCCTGGAAGGGCTTAAGGCCTATGCCGACACCATTCGTTATGCAGCAGAAAAGGGCTTGATTGTCATCGGTGATATCAAGAGAGGAGATATTTCTTCCACGGCGGCGGCGTATGCGGCCCACATCGGCGGCACCGATATCGAAGGGGAAGAATTTGACCTTTGGCAGGAAGATTGGATTACGGTTAACCCATACCTGGGAGTGGACGGCATTCAACCTTTTATAGATGCCTGCAACAAAAAGGACCGGGGCATATTTGTGCTGGTGAAAACCAGCAATCCATCCAGCAGTCAGCTCCAGGATATCGTGGTTGACGGACATACCATCTATGAGCGGGTAGCGGAACTGGTGGAGGAATGGGGCCGGCAGTCTATGGGAACGTTAGGATACAGTCGTATCGGTGCTGTGGTAGGGGCCACCCACAAAGAACAGGGAGAGAAGCTGAGAAAGCTGATGCCACAGACCTTCTTCTTAGTGCCGGGCTATGGGGCTCAGGGAGGCACTGGAGCCGATTTGCGGGGATTCTTTGATAAAGAGGGCAGAGGCTGTATTGTCAATTCCTCCAGAGGCATTACGGCGGCCTATAAAAAGGACAGCAGGTACGGAGACAAGGTAGGCGAGGCGGCCAGAGACGCTGCTTTGGCCATGAAGAACGACCTGAGATAG
- a CDS encoding aspartate carbamoyltransferase regulatory subunit, protein MLVNSIEKGIVIDHITAGLGAKILEYLDIDLANNTVAFIMNASSKKHGKKDIVKIQNVIDVNLDVLGLIEPNATVNIIENGQIIKKIELQVPERVTNVIKCKNPRCVTSVEINAPHIFHLIDAENREYRCEYCDEIVCMKGDY, encoded by the coding sequence ATGTTAGTAAACAGTATCGAAAAAGGAATCGTTATCGACCACATCACTGCCGGTCTGGGCGCCAAAATTCTGGAATATCTGGATATCGATTTGGCTAACAACACCGTAGCCTTTATTATGAACGCCAGCAGCAAGAAACATGGGAAAAAAGATATTGTCAAGATTCAAAATGTAATTGACGTAAATTTAGATGTGCTGGGTCTTATTGAGCCCAACGCCACAGTAAATATCATTGAAAACGGACAGATTATCAAGAAGATTGAGTTGCAGGTGCCAGAGCGGGTAACCAACGTAATTAAGTGCAAAAACCCGCGCTGTGTTACTTCGGTGGAGATCAACGCCCCGCACATCTTCCACCTAATCGATGCCGAGAATCGAGAATATCGGTGTGAATACTGCGATGAGATTGTCTGCATGAAAGGAGATTATTAA
- a CDS encoding helix-turn-helix transcriptional regulator yields MKVDRLVSIIMILLDKERIGAQELAAMFEVSPRTIYRDMDAINMAGIPVHSTSGVGGGFEIMEKYKIDRKVFSTTDLSAILMGLSNLSNMMRGDELVNALAKVKSFIPADKAQDIELKANQIYIDLSPWMGNRNLQSDLEVLKTALQESKLLTFEYADRYGNKTARTVEPYQLVLKNSHWYWQGYCHKRNDFRLFKLSRTSNLQIQKEIFTPRDYQKPQLDFTDMLATMQTKIKIRIHQSIMDRVLDFCTYEHFSPDGEEHYLVRFPFIENEYYYNILFSFGDKCECVEPLHIRTEMKRRLRDMAVLYEN; encoded by the coding sequence ATGAAAGTAGACAGGCTTGTTAGCATTATTATGATTCTCCTCGATAAAGAGCGTATAGGCGCACAGGAGTTAGCAGCTATGTTTGAAGTTTCACCCCGCACAATCTACCGTGACATGGACGCGATCAACATGGCAGGTATTCCTGTTCACTCAACATCGGGGGTGGGCGGAGGCTTTGAAATCATGGAGAAATACAAGATTGATAGAAAAGTTTTTTCCACTACCGACCTTTCCGCTATCTTGATGGGGCTTTCCAATCTTTCCAATATGATGCGAGGGGATGAACTGGTAAACGCCCTGGCGAAAGTCAAGAGTTTTATCCCCGCTGATAAAGCGCAGGACATTGAATTAAAAGCAAATCAAATTTATATAGATTTAAGTCCGTGGATGGGCAACAGGAACCTACAATCAGATTTAGAAGTCCTTAAGACGGCTTTGCAGGAAAGCAAGCTGCTGACCTTTGAATATGCAGACCGCTATGGAAATAAAACTGCCCGAACAGTTGAGCCGTATCAGCTTGTATTGAAAAATAGTCATTGGTACTGGCAAGGGTATTGCCATAAAAGAAATGATTTTCGCTTATTCAAATTATCCCGCACATCAAACCTACAAATACAAAAGGAAATTTTTACACCACGAGATTATCAAAAACCGCAGTTAGATTTTACTGATATGTTAGCAACGATGCAAACAAAAATAAAAATTCGTATTCATCAATCTATCATGGACCGAGTACTTGATTTTTGCACCTATGAACACTTTTCGCCAGACGGTGAAGAGCATTACCTTGTTCGTTTTCCTTTCATAGAGAACGAATACTATTACAATATTCTTTTCAGTTTTGGCGATAAATGCGAGTGTGTAGAGCCGTTACATATCCGCACAGAGATGAAGCGCAGACTACGTGACATGGCTGTCTTATACGAAAACTAG
- a CDS encoding ATP-binding cassette domain-containing protein, translated as MNRCFDIRNLNFAYPEQTEKTLTDVSFSVEPGEFIALCGPSGCGKSTLLRQLKTVIAPHGARLGDIFFEGKPLQEVSLRDQSARIGFVQQNPDNQLVTDKVWHELAFGLESLGYDTATIRGRVAEMSSFFGIQTWFYKSVKELSGGQKQLLNLASIMAMQPLVLILDEPTSQLDPIAAADFLATVGKINRELGTTVIITEHRLEEVFPLSNRVLVMDRGKLIYQGEPHQVGTALQEHGHSMFMAMPTPLRIFAAVPNKLQCPVTVREGRLWLEEIAKERELAAIPAELKPELKEMPVLELKDLWFKYEKDLPDVIKGLSLQVRPGEFLAVLGGNGTGKTTTLSLIAGINRPYRGKILVQGKDVTGNLRGVLAQIGSLPQNPQALFVKKTVEADLLEVLKERKLSKEQQGEKLERVLKLCRLEQLRTRHPYDLSGGEQQRAALAKVLLLEPQILLLDEPTKGLDAEFKELFAEILQRLLRQGVSLVMVSHDIEFCAKYAHRCAMFFDGNIVTEDTPRAFFSGNSFYTTAANRMARQLLPEAVAAEDVILACGGKVPPGPQLPAEDLYRPDKVVEKANQAPKSHKLPLWRRILAGAAGICALTLAYVALQGSQIIQLEPLEQSIYFIASLVVLALAISQRSQQPIEVIQIQKEKRRLSKRTVAAAVMILLAIPLTLYVGVFYFGDRKYYFISLLIILETMLPFVLAFEGRKPQARELIILAVLCALGVAGRAAFFMLPQFKPVAAMVIIAGVAFGGEAGFLVGAITMLTSNMLYGQGPWTPWQMFAMGVIGFLAGILFRKGLLLRGRLPLCVFGGLAVLVIYGGLMNPATVLTYNANPTWPMFVAAYVLGLPFDLVHAAATVIFLWFMSQSMLEKLDRIKVKYGLMDQ; from the coding sequence TTGAATCGGTGCTTTGACATTAGAAATCTAAACTTTGCTTATCCAGAGCAGACAGAAAAGACCTTGACGGATGTAAGTTTTTCCGTAGAGCCGGGAGAATTTATTGCCTTGTGCGGACCCTCCGGCTGCGGGAAATCTACGCTTTTGCGTCAGTTAAAAACGGTAATCGCTCCTCATGGGGCTAGGCTGGGGGATATTTTTTTTGAGGGTAAGCCACTGCAAGAAGTATCGCTGCGGGATCAGAGTGCCCGTATCGGTTTTGTGCAGCAGAACCCCGATAATCAACTGGTAACAGACAAGGTATGGCATGAGCTGGCCTTTGGACTGGAGAGCCTGGGCTATGATACGGCCACCATTCGAGGGCGGGTGGCGGAGATGTCCAGTTTCTTTGGCATTCAGACCTGGTTTTATAAGTCGGTAAAGGAACTTTCCGGCGGACAGAAACAACTTTTAAACCTCGCCTCTATCATGGCCATGCAGCCTTTAGTGTTGATTCTCGATGAACCGACCAGCCAGCTGGACCCCATTGCGGCGGCAGACTTTTTGGCTACTGTGGGGAAGATTAACCGAGAGTTGGGGACTACCGTTATCATAACGGAGCATCGGCTGGAGGAAGTATTCCCGCTCAGCAATCGAGTTTTGGTCATGGATCGAGGCAAGCTGATTTATCAAGGGGAGCCACATCAGGTGGGGACGGCTCTTCAGGAGCACGGCCACAGCATGTTTATGGCCATGCCTACTCCCCTGCGGATATTTGCCGCCGTGCCCAATAAACTGCAGTGTCCAGTAACAGTAAGAGAGGGCCGATTGTGGCTGGAGGAAATAGCAAAGGAGCGGGAACTGGCTGCAATACCAGCAGAGCTTAAACCAGAGTTGAAAGAGATGCCAGTGCTGGAGCTAAAGGACCTATGGTTTAAATATGAAAAGGATCTGCCCGATGTGATTAAAGGGCTGTCTTTGCAGGTGAGGCCGGGAGAATTTCTGGCAGTACTAGGAGGGAATGGTACCGGAAAGACGACGACCTTGTCTCTGATTGCGGGGATTAATCGACCATACCGGGGAAAGATTTTAGTTCAAGGGAAAGATGTGACAGGGAATTTGAGAGGGGTTCTGGCTCAGATTGGCTCCCTGCCACAAAATCCACAGGCTCTTTTTGTCAAGAAAACGGTGGAAGCAGATTTGCTGGAAGTGCTCAAGGAACGGAAGCTGTCCAAGGAACAGCAGGGGGAAAAGCTGGAACGGGTGTTGAAGCTCTGTCGGCTGGAACAGCTTCGCACCCGACATCCTTATGACTTGTCAGGGGGAGAACAACAGCGAGCAGCTTTAGCCAAGGTTCTGCTTTTAGAACCGCAGATTCTGCTGCTGGATGAACCGACTAAGGGGCTGGATGCCGAGTTTAAGGAACTTTTCGCCGAGATTTTGCAGCGGCTGCTTCGCCAGGGTGTTTCCCTGGTCATGGTTAGCCACGACATCGAATTCTGTGCTAAATATGCCCATCGCTGCGCGATGTTTTTTGATGGAAATATTGTTACCGAGGATACGCCGCGGGCTTTCTTTTCTGGAAATAGTTTTTACACCACCGCAGCAAACCGTATGGCCCGTCAATTGCTGCCGGAGGCGGTGGCCGCTGAGGATGTCATCCTTGCCTGCGGTGGAAAGGTGCCCCCTGGACCACAATTGCCAGCAGAGGATTTGTATAGGCCGGATAAGGTGGTAGAGAAGGCAAACCAAGCCCCAAAAAGTCACAAGCTGCCTCTATGGCGGCGGATTTTAGCGGGAGCAGCGGGAATTTGCGCTTTGACTCTGGCCTATGTAGCGCTGCAAGGATCCCAGATAATCCAGCTGGAGCCCTTGGAACAGAGTATCTATTTTATCGCCTCTCTGGTGGTATTAGCGCTGGCCATTTCCCAGCGGAGCCAACAACCGATAGAGGTCATCCAGATTCAGAAAGAGAAGCGCAGGTTGTCCAAGCGGACAGTAGCCGCAGCAGTGATGATTCTGCTGGCCATTCCCCTGACCCTTTACGTGGGGGTATTCTACTTTGGTGATCGGAAATATTACTTTATTTCCTTATTGATCATCCTTGAAACTATGCTGCCTTTTGTCTTGGCTTTTGAGGGGCGCAAGCCTCAGGCCCGAGAGTTAATCATTCTGGCAGTGCTGTGTGCCTTGGGGGTGGCCGGAAGAGCTGCTTTTTTCATGTTGCCTCAGTTTAAACCAGTGGCAGCCATGGTAATCATCGCCGGCGTAGCTTTCGGCGGGGAGGCTGGGTTTTTGGTAGGTGCTATCACCATGTTAACCTCCAATATGTTGTATGGACAAGGGCCTTGGACGCCATGGCAGATGTTTGCTATGGGGGTGATCGGATTTTTAGCGGGGATATTGTTCCGCAAAGGCCTGCTGCTCAGAGGCCGCTTACCGCTGTGCGTATTTGGCGGCCTAGCCGTGTTAGTGATTTATGGCGGCCTGATGAATCCTGCCACGGTGCTGACCTACAACGCCAATCCCACCTGGCCAATGTTCGTCGCAGCCTATGTTCTGGGACTTCCCTTTGATTTAGTCCACGCAGCGGCTACGGTCATCTTCCTGTGGTTCATGTCCCAGTCTATGCTGGAAAAGCTGGACCGCATTAAAGTAAAATACGGTTTGATGGACCAGTGA
- the pyrB gene encoding aspartate carbamoyltransferase, giving the protein MLKGRDLLEPMDFSIKELEDMFDLADRIIEDPAKYVHACDGKLLATLFYEPSTRTRFSFEAAMLRLGGQVIGFSEPNSSSVAKGESIADTIKTVACYADLAVMRHPKEGAPKVAAHSTEMPVINAGDGGHQHPTQTLTDLLTIRRTLNGFDNITVGCCGDLKFGRTVHSLIKALSRYKNVKFVLISPEELRIPDYVRKEILMKNGIEFEEVRSFQEALPKLDVLYMTRVQKERFFNEEDYIRLKDTYILDKSKMKLAKEKMIVLHPLPRVNEIAVEVDEDPRAMYFVQAKNGMFVRMALIMSLLGIEG; this is encoded by the coding sequence ATGTTAAAAGGTAGAGATTTGTTGGAACCCATGGACTTCTCTATAAAAGAGCTGGAAGATATGTTTGATTTAGCTGATCGGATTATAGAGGACCCTGCCAAGTATGTTCATGCCTGTGACGGCAAGCTGTTGGCCACGTTGTTTTACGAACCCAGCACCAGGACGCGTTTCAGCTTTGAGGCGGCTATGCTTCGGCTGGGCGGTCAGGTTATTGGCTTTTCTGAGCCAAACTCCAGCTCTGTAGCCAAAGGAGAGAGCATTGCCGACACCATCAAGACGGTAGCCTGTTACGCTGATTTGGCGGTTATGAGACACCCGAAGGAGGGTGCCCCTAAAGTAGCTGCTCACAGTACAGAAATGCCAGTAATCAACGCTGGAGACGGAGGCCATCAGCATCCTACACAGACCTTGACAGATCTGCTAACTATCCGGCGGACCTTAAACGGATTTGATAACATTACTGTAGGCTGCTGCGGGGACTTAAAGTTTGGCCGAACGGTCCATTCCCTAATCAAGGCGCTTTCCAGATATAAAAACGTAAAATTCGTTCTCATCTCCCCAGAAGAACTGCGGATACCAGATTACGTGAGAAAAGAAATCTTGATGAAAAACGGCATTGAGTTTGAAGAAGTCCGCAGCTTTCAGGAAGCCCTGCCGAAGCTGGATGTGCTTTACATGACCAGAGTGCAGAAGGAACGGTTCTTCAATGAGGAAGATTACATCCGCTTAAAGGATACATATATCCTGGACAAGAGCAAGATGAAGCTGGCCAAGGAAAAGATGATTGTCCTCCATCCGCTGCCGCGAGTAAATGAAATTGCTGTAGAGGTGGACGAGGACCCGCGGGCCATGTACTTTGTGCAGGCCAAAAACGGCATGTTTGTCCGCATGGCTCTGATTATGAGCTTGCTTGGAATAGAAGGTTAA
- a CDS encoding dihydroorotate dehydrogenase: MRKLDLSVQFAGIEMKNPVTTASGTFSARDSGQFYDIGRLGAVVTKGVASEPWAGNPTPRIGETYGGMLNAVGLQNPGADAFIADELAYLKQFSTPVIANVAGRTAEEYCLAVEKLSETDVAMLEINISCPNVKEGGIGFGTDPRMAAEITRAVKSVSKKPILVKLTPNVTDITEIAKAVEAEGADGISLINTLLGMKIDVQRKKPVLANIMGGFSGPAIKPVAVRMVYQVRRAVQIPIMGLGGIMTGEDAAEFIMAGADVISVGTAALVNPTAPVDILEELEAYMEEQGFKTIADIRQAFQG, from the coding sequence ATGCGTAAACTTGATTTGAGCGTGCAGTTTGCCGGTATTGAGATGAAAAATCCGGTGACGACGGCTTCGGGGACCTTTTCAGCAAGGGATAGCGGCCAGTTTTATGATATTGGACGGCTGGGTGCGGTGGTCACAAAAGGGGTGGCCAGTGAACCGTGGGCGGGCAATCCCACCCCACGAATTGGGGAGACTTACGGAGGCATGTTAAACGCAGTGGGGTTGCAAAATCCCGGTGCAGACGCCTTCATAGCGGATGAGCTGGCTTATTTAAAGCAGTTTTCTACGCCGGTCATCGCCAATGTAGCGGGACGGACGGCGGAGGAATACTGCCTGGCAGTGGAAAAGCTCAGTGAAACCGATGTGGCCATGTTGGAAATTAACATTTCCTGCCCGAATGTAAAAGAAGGCGGCATTGGCTTTGGCACAGATCCCCGGATGGCGGCAGAGATTACCCGAGCAGTCAAGAGCGTGAGCAAAAAACCCATCTTGGTTAAGCTGACCCCAAATGTAACAGATATTACAGAGATTGCCAAGGCGGTAGAGGCCGAAGGTGCCGATGGCATCTCTCTCATTAACACCTTGCTAGGGATGAAGATTGATGTACAGCGGAAAAAACCGGTGTTAGCTAACATCATGGGAGGCTTTTCCGGCCCAGCTATCAAGCCGGTGGCCGTGCGGATGGTCTATCAAGTACGGCGGGCGGTGCAGATTCCCATCATGGGTTTGGGGGGCATTATGACTGGTGAGGATGCAGCAGAATTTATTATGGCTGGGGCTGACGTGATTTCTGTCGGTACGGCGGCATTGGTGAATCCGACGGCGCCAGTGGATATTCTGGAGGAACTGGAAGCCTATATGGAGGAGCAGGGCTTTAAGACCATTGCGGACATTCGTCAGGCTTTTCAGGGATAG
- a CDS encoding dihydroorotate dehydrogenase electron transfer subunit yields MKKIICGKVACNEAIARDIYKMQIQSPELGQAKPGQFVNLYLADKSMLLPRPISICDIEEGCMTLVYKVVGKGTKALSAYKEQDDIRVSTPLGNGYFIEGEELEHHTCDYRGKKVALVGGGIGVPPMVLLAKRLQEQGAEVTAVVGFPEEAFLIQELKGFCQSVHIATDRGTIGFHGNVLELIQEKEILAQEYFACGPKVMLRALSQWCQQQQLSCQVSLEERMGCGYGACVGCTCKIKVVTEAGVEIQQKGVCKHGPVFFGEEVAWDA; encoded by the coding sequence ATGAAGAAGATTATATGTGGAAAGGTGGCCTGCAATGAGGCCATCGCAAGGGATATATATAAAATGCAGATTCAATCCCCGGAACTTGGACAAGCCAAGCCGGGCCAGTTTGTCAATCTGTATCTGGCAGATAAAAGTATGTTGTTGCCCCGGCCCATCAGTATCTGTGATATAGAAGAAGGCTGTATGACTCTGGTATACAAGGTAGTGGGCAAGGGAACCAAGGCCCTATCGGCTTATAAGGAGCAAGATGATATTCGTGTCAGTACCCCTTTAGGGAATGGCTATTTTATAGAAGGAGAAGAGCTGGAACACCATACTTGCGACTATAGGGGAAAGAAAGTCGCCTTGGTAGGAGGCGGGATTGGCGTTCCGCCTATGGTGTTGCTGGCCAAACGGCTTCAGGAGCAAGGCGCGGAGGTTACTGCTGTGGTAGGCTTCCCCGAGGAGGCTTTTTTAATTCAGGAGCTGAAGGGCTTTTGTCAGTCGGTTCATATTGCTACTGACCGCGGGACGATTGGCTTTCATGGCAATGTGCTGGAGCTCATTCAGGAAAAAGAGATTTTGGCTCAGGAATATTTCGCCTGTGGGCCTAAGGTTATGCTGCGGGCCCTCAGTCAGTGGTGTCAGCAGCAACAGCTTTCCTGTCAGGTATCCCTGGAGGAGCGCATGGGTTGTGGCTATGGGGCTTGTGTAGGCTGCACCTGCAAGATTAAGGTCGTCACCGAGGCTGGTGTGGAAATTCAGCAGAAGGGCGTATGTAAACACGGGCCAGTGTTTTTTGGAGAGGAGGTGGCCTGGGATGCGTAA
- a CDS encoding dihydroorotase, whose translation MRILVKNGLILDPDSGLEAAGDLYVEGQQIVCIKTGGETRGRLPAWAEQIPAQNGEETVKEIDATGKWVVPGLIDLHVHLREPGQEYKEDIFTGCQAAAKGGVTTVCCMPNTKPIIDSPEVVTYIDDKAKTACGVNVLSVGSITRGQKGQELADLQGMVAAQTRCKNLIGKGICAISEDGRSVMDAATMLQGIRAGKALGLLVFSHTEDDSLAGTSIGEELIVARDIMLAKEADSPIHLCHISTEGSLEIIRRAKADGIPVTAETAPHYFLLDKSSIGRDGNRKMNPPLRRKEDVEAVKRALQDGTLDVIATDHAPHSREEKDCGYEQAMNGVVGLETSFAVSYTVLVQGGVLTPLDLVDRMSCKPAEILGLDRGSLGVGKIADLAIIDVNQQWEIREEEFASKGRNTPFAGMKVYGKVTHTIVNGTIIYAAE comes from the coding sequence ATGAGAATTCTGGTAAAGAACGGGCTAATCCTGGACCCGGATTCTGGTTTAGAAGCAGCAGGAGATCTTTACGTAGAAGGACAGCAGATTGTTTGTATAAAGACGGGTGGAGAAACACGAGGCAGGCTGCCGGCCTGGGCCGAGCAGATACCAGCCCAGAATGGGGAAGAGACGGTGAAGGAAATCGATGCTACAGGCAAGTGGGTGGTTCCTGGTCTCATCGACCTCCATGTCCATTTGAGAGAGCCTGGGCAGGAATATAAAGAAGATATTTTTACAGGCTGTCAGGCCGCAGCCAAAGGTGGTGTTACCACCGTGTGCTGCATGCCCAACACCAAGCCTATCATCGACAGCCCAGAGGTGGTGACCTACATTGACGATAAAGCCAAGACAGCTTGTGGGGTTAATGTGCTGTCTGTAGGCAGCATTACCAGGGGCCAGAAGGGGCAGGAACTGGCAGACCTCCAGGGGATGGTTGCTGCGCAGACCCGCTGCAAGAATCTGATCGGCAAGGGCATTTGTGCCATCAGCGAAGATGGCCGCTCTGTCATGGATGCAGCCACCATGCTCCAAGGCATTCGGGCTGGAAAGGCGCTGGGCCTTCTGGTTTTTTCCCACACAGAGGATGACAGCTTGGCAGGGACTTCCATCGGGGAGGAGCTGATTGTGGCCAGAGACATTATGTTGGCCAAAGAAGCGGACAGCCCCATTCACTTATGCCACATCAGTACGGAAGGCAGTTTAGAGATTATCCGCCGGGCCAAGGCAGATGGGATTCCGGTTACGGCGGAAACAGCTCCCCACTACTTTCTGCTGGATAAAAGCAGCATCGGCAGGGACGGAAATCGAAAGATGAATCCCCCTCTCCGGCGAAAGGAAGACGTAGAGGCGGTCAAACGAGCGTTGCAGGATGGAACTCTGGATGTTATAGCGACGGATCACGCTCCCCACAGCCGGGAAGAAAAAGACTGTGGGTATGAGCAGGCCATGAACGGCGTAGTGGGACTGGAGACTTCCTTTGCGGTAAGCTATACTGTTCTGGTTCAGGGCGGTGTCTTGACGCCATTGGATTTAGTTGATAGAATGAGCTGTAAGCCGGCTGAAATCCTGGGATTGGACAGAGGCAGCCTGGGCGTGGGCAAGATAGCAGACCTGGCCATTATCGACGTGAATCAGCAATGGGAGATTCGGGAGGAAGAGTTTGCCTCCAAGGGAAGAAATACACCCTTTGCTGGGATGAAAGTCTACGGCAAGGTTACCCACACAATAGTAAACGGAACAATCATTTATGCGGCTGAGTAG
- a CDS encoding diaminopimelate decarboxylase family protein — protein sequence MNIFENKIFKVEDEHLYFDGRDLTKLSEVYGSPLYIFSERELRKNVNEVIVAFRTAYAKTSIHYAAQCESTLANLQVIRDAGCNLQVNSGGELFKGLQAGFEGRQIIFTGACKTATELELAIRSCVKAINVDSIYELTRIAEIAQELDMPVNIALMVAPDSSYYGQDSRGENIPESEFGITFEQLRTAIRMSQKNKQHIRLRGYHLQLQKGLDKPEDARGAFAAMLETAVKMYQLTGFIPRTLNLGGGMSPEDLEEIACKVAEELSMEKVKTWAGDPLQDFFQGVELIIEPGKKIAASAGILLTSVVNEKYRKNLNENWLVLDEGFEGMGSGRPQKKRLEHGQLLCANKITEKHGMPYRISGLAAETSGGAWLPNSMTAGDLVAFMDAGAYNNSCLPSFNGRPRPGVVMIKKNDTVKEIKRPQRYEDLLEGEEPFREPLNLCVI from the coding sequence ATGAACATTTTTGAAAACAAGATCTTTAAAGTAGAAGACGAGCACTTGTATTTTGACGGCAGGGATCTGACAAAGCTATCTGAAGTCTATGGGTCGCCCCTGTACATCTTTTCTGAACGAGAGTTGCGCAAGAACGTAAATGAAGTCATCGTAGCTTTTCGCACCGCATATGCTAAAACAAGCATTCACTATGCAGCCCAATGCGAATCTACCTTGGCGAATCTACAGGTCATTCGAGATGCGGGTTGTAATTTGCAGGTTAATTCGGGCGGAGAGTTGTTTAAAGGCCTACAGGCTGGTTTTGAAGGACGGCAAATTATTTTTACGGGTGCCTGCAAGACGGCAACAGAGCTGGAGCTGGCCATCCGCAGCTGTGTGAAGGCTATTAATGTGGATTCTATCTATGAGCTGACTAGGATTGCCGAGATTGCGCAAGAGTTGGATATGCCGGTTAATATCGCCCTGATGGTAGCGCCGGATTCTTCTTATTATGGTCAGGATTCACGAGGGGAGAACATCCCAGAAAGTGAATTTGGCATTACTTTTGAACAGTTGAGGACTGCTATCCGCATGTCTCAGAAGAACAAGCAGCATATCCGGCTGCGGGGCTACCACTTACAGCTGCAAAAGGGACTGGATAAGCCAGAGGATGCTCGTGGAGCCTTTGCTGCTATGCTGGAAACGGCGGTGAAGATGTATCAGCTCACCGGCTTCATTCCTCGTACGCTGAACTTGGGAGGCGGCATGTCACCAGAAGATTTAGAAGAAATTGCCTGTAAGGTGGCAGAGGAACTGAGCATGGAAAAAGTAAAGACGTGGGCGGGAGACCCTCTGCAAGATTTCTTTCAGGGAGTGGAGTTGATTATTGAGCCAGGTAAAAAGATTGCCGCTTCTGCGGGTATTTTACTCACCAGTGTGGTCAATGAGAAGTATCGGAAAAATCTCAACGAAAACTGGCTGGTTCTGGATGAAGGCTTTGAAGGCATGGGGAGCGGACGACCGCAGAAGAAGAGGCTGGAACACGGTCAGCTGCTGTGTGCTAATAAAATCACTGAAAAGCATGGCATGCCGTACCGAATCAGCGGCTTGGCGGCTGAAACCTCCGGGGGTGCCTGGCTGCCTAACAGTATGACAGCGGGAGATTTGGTAGCTTTTATGGATGCGGGCGCCTATAATAACTCCTGTCTGCCTTCCTTCAATGGCAGGCCGCGGCCAGGAGTGGTCATGATCAAAAAGAACGATACGGTGAAAGAGATTAAACGGCCTCAGAGGTATGAGGATTTGCTAGAGGGGGAAGAGCCCTTTCGGGAACCACTGAATCTCTGTGTCATATGA